One window of Vitis riparia cultivar Riparia Gloire de Montpellier isolate 1030 chromosome 5, EGFV_Vit.rip_1.0, whole genome shotgun sequence genomic DNA carries:
- the LOC117914935 gene encoding protein disulfide isomerase pTAC5, chloroplastic isoform X2, translated as MTSSLPLPSNPPLTPLNHRPRTRLPFTLNLTPTPKFHISATSSSSNWEREEARWLREEQRWLREEQRWLREESRWTTERQSLLREISELKFRVQQLEHQSSVSASIPDIAALLQLRKDSAEVARIAESGSSALPMVLESKEVKEEKVGDKKKRKTLRVGSEGEEVRAMQEALQNLGFYSGEEDVEFSSFSSGTERAVKTWQASLGAPENGIMTAELLERLFMEQHIEAAGLKRNIDPKENDASPPKEGVNGAPVASVTEISEIQQKVLKEEGFTEVEVSQQRVFLLGENRWEEPSRLVGRDKKGGGNKPKDATTKCLTCRGEGRLMCTECDGTGEPNIEPQFLDWVDEGVKCPYCEGLGHTICDVCEGKTTI; from the exons ATGACTTCCTCTTTACCTCTCCCTTCAAACCCTCCTCTCACTCCTCTCAACCACAGACCCCGCACTCGCCTTCCTTTCACTCTTAATCTCACTCCAACCCCCAAATTCCACATCTCtgccacttcttcatcttcCAATTGGGAGAGAGAAGAGGCTCGGTGGCTCCGAGAAGAACAACGCTGGCTCCGAGAAGAGCAGCGATGGTTGCGAGAAGAGTCTCGCTGGACCACCGAACGCCAATCCCTGCTCCGAGAGATTTCCGAGCTCAAATTCCGAGTCCAGCAACTGGAGCACCAGAGTTCGGTGTCCGCATCCATTCCCGACATCGCTGCGCTGTTGCAGCTGCGCAAGGATTCCGCGGAAGTGGCTAGGATCGCGGAGAGCGGGTCGAGTGCGCTTCCTATGGTTTTGGAGTCGAAGGAGGTGAAGGAGGAGAAAGTTGGAGacaagaaaaagaggaagacGTTGAGGGTAGGTTCTGAAGGAGAAGAGGTTCGGGCAATGCAG GAAGCACTtcaaaatttgggattttattCTGGTGAGGAAGATGTGGAATTTTCCAGCTTCTCAAGTGGGACTGAGCGAGCTGTAAAAACTTGGCAG GCATCATTAGGTGCTCCTGAGAATGGCATTATGACTGCAGAACTCTTAGAAAGATTATTTATGGAGCAACATATTGAAGCTGCTGGCTTGAAAAGAAACATAGacccaaaagaaaatgatgcaTCTCCACCAAAG GAGGGTGTAAATGGCGCTCCAGTTGCTTCTGTAACAGAAATATCAGAAATTCAGCAAAAAGTTCTAAAGGAAGAAGGATTCACAGAAGTTGAGGTATCTCAACAGCGTGTTTTTCTTCTTGGAGAGAACCGGTGGGAAGAACCCTCTAGGCTTGTTGGCAGGGACAAAAAGGGTGGTGGAAACAAGCCCAAGGATGCTACAACAAAGTGTCTGACTTGTCGTGGGGAGGGCCGATTAATGTGTACAG AATGTGATGGAACTGGTGAGCCAAACATCGAACCACAG TTTCTGGACTGGGTAGATGAAGGGGTCAAGTGTCCATACTGTGAAGGCCTTGGACATACAATATGTGATGTATGTGAAGGAAAAACCACGATATAG
- the LOC117914935 gene encoding protein disulfide isomerase pTAC5, chloroplastic isoform X1: protein MTSSLPLPSNPPLTPLNHRPRTRLPFTLNLTPTPKFHISATSSSSNWEREEARWLREEQRWLREEQRWLREESRWTTERQSLLREISELKFRVQQLEHQSSVSASIPDIAALLQLRKDSAEVARIAESGSSALPMVLESKEVKEEKVGDKKKRKTLRVGSEGEEVRAMQEALQNLGFYSGEEDVEFSSFSSGTERAVKTWQASLGAPENGIMTAELLERLFMEQHIEAAGLKRNIDPKENDASPPKLLLLVIQEGVNGAPVASVTEISEIQQKVLKEEGFTEVEVSQQRVFLLGENRWEEPSRLVGRDKKGGGNKPKDATTKCLTCRGEGRLMCTECDGTGEPNIEPQFLDWVDEGVKCPYCEGLGHTICDVCEGKTTI, encoded by the exons ATGACTTCCTCTTTACCTCTCCCTTCAAACCCTCCTCTCACTCCTCTCAACCACAGACCCCGCACTCGCCTTCCTTTCACTCTTAATCTCACTCCAACCCCCAAATTCCACATCTCtgccacttcttcatcttcCAATTGGGAGAGAGAAGAGGCTCGGTGGCTCCGAGAAGAACAACGCTGGCTCCGAGAAGAGCAGCGATGGTTGCGAGAAGAGTCTCGCTGGACCACCGAACGCCAATCCCTGCTCCGAGAGATTTCCGAGCTCAAATTCCGAGTCCAGCAACTGGAGCACCAGAGTTCGGTGTCCGCATCCATTCCCGACATCGCTGCGCTGTTGCAGCTGCGCAAGGATTCCGCGGAAGTGGCTAGGATCGCGGAGAGCGGGTCGAGTGCGCTTCCTATGGTTTTGGAGTCGAAGGAGGTGAAGGAGGAGAAAGTTGGAGacaagaaaaagaggaagacGTTGAGGGTAGGTTCTGAAGGAGAAGAGGTTCGGGCAATGCAG GAAGCACTtcaaaatttgggattttattCTGGTGAGGAAGATGTGGAATTTTCCAGCTTCTCAAGTGGGACTGAGCGAGCTGTAAAAACTTGGCAG GCATCATTAGGTGCTCCTGAGAATGGCATTATGACTGCAGAACTCTTAGAAAGATTATTTATGGAGCAACATATTGAAGCTGCTGGCTTGAAAAGAAACATAGacccaaaagaaaatgatgcaTCTCCACCAAAG TTGCTTCTGTTGGTTATTCAGGAGGGTGTAAATGGCGCTCCAGTTGCTTCTGTAACAGAAATATCAGAAATTCAGCAAAAAGTTCTAAAGGAAGAAGGATTCACAGAAGTTGAGGTATCTCAACAGCGTGTTTTTCTTCTTGGAGAGAACCGGTGGGAAGAACCCTCTAGGCTTGTTGGCAGGGACAAAAAGGGTGGTGGAAACAAGCCCAAGGATGCTACAACAAAGTGTCTGACTTGTCGTGGGGAGGGCCGATTAATGTGTACAG AATGTGATGGAACTGGTGAGCCAAACATCGAACCACAG TTTCTGGACTGGGTAGATGAAGGGGTCAAGTGTCCATACTGTGAAGGCCTTGGACATACAATATGTGATGTATGTGAAGGAAAAACCACGATATAG
- the LOC117914935 gene encoding protein disulfide isomerase pTAC5, chloroplastic isoform X3, giving the protein MTSSLPLPSNPPLTPLNHRPRTRLPFTLNLTPTPKFHISATSSSSNWEREEARWLREEQRWLREEQRWLREESRWTTERQSLLREISELKFRVQQLEHQSSVSASIPDIAALLQLRKDSAEVARIAESGSSALPMVLESKEVKEEKVGDKKKRKTLRVGSEGEEVRAMQEALQNLGFYSGEEDVEFSSFSSGTERAVKTWQASLGAPENGIMTAELLERLFMEQHIEAAGLKRNIDPKENDASPPKLLLLVIQEGVNGAPVASVTEISEIQQKVLKEEGFTEVEVSQQRVFLLGENRWEEPSRLVGRDKKGGGNKPKDATTKCLTCRGEGRLMCTECDGTGEPNIEPQFCGAVSGLGR; this is encoded by the exons ATGACTTCCTCTTTACCTCTCCCTTCAAACCCTCCTCTCACTCCTCTCAACCACAGACCCCGCACTCGCCTTCCTTTCACTCTTAATCTCACTCCAACCCCCAAATTCCACATCTCtgccacttcttcatcttcCAATTGGGAGAGAGAAGAGGCTCGGTGGCTCCGAGAAGAACAACGCTGGCTCCGAGAAGAGCAGCGATGGTTGCGAGAAGAGTCTCGCTGGACCACCGAACGCCAATCCCTGCTCCGAGAGATTTCCGAGCTCAAATTCCGAGTCCAGCAACTGGAGCACCAGAGTTCGGTGTCCGCATCCATTCCCGACATCGCTGCGCTGTTGCAGCTGCGCAAGGATTCCGCGGAAGTGGCTAGGATCGCGGAGAGCGGGTCGAGTGCGCTTCCTATGGTTTTGGAGTCGAAGGAGGTGAAGGAGGAGAAAGTTGGAGacaagaaaaagaggaagacGTTGAGGGTAGGTTCTGAAGGAGAAGAGGTTCGGGCAATGCAG GAAGCACTtcaaaatttgggattttattCTGGTGAGGAAGATGTGGAATTTTCCAGCTTCTCAAGTGGGACTGAGCGAGCTGTAAAAACTTGGCAG GCATCATTAGGTGCTCCTGAGAATGGCATTATGACTGCAGAACTCTTAGAAAGATTATTTATGGAGCAACATATTGAAGCTGCTGGCTTGAAAAGAAACATAGacccaaaagaaaatgatgcaTCTCCACCAAAG TTGCTTCTGTTGGTTATTCAGGAGGGTGTAAATGGCGCTCCAGTTGCTTCTGTAACAGAAATATCAGAAATTCAGCAAAAAGTTCTAAAGGAAGAAGGATTCACAGAAGTTGAGGTATCTCAACAGCGTGTTTTTCTTCTTGGAGAGAACCGGTGGGAAGAACCCTCTAGGCTTGTTGGCAGGGACAAAAAGGGTGGTGGAAACAAGCCCAAGGATGCTACAACAAAGTGTCTGACTTGTCGTGGGGAGGGCCGATTAATGTGTACAG AATGTGATGGAACTGGTGAGCCAAACATCGAACCACAG TTTTGTGGTGCAGTTTCTGGACTGGGTAGATGA